The following nucleotide sequence is from Carassius carassius chromosome 16, fCarCar2.1, whole genome shotgun sequence.
AGCAGTGTTCCCGACAGGGTTAATGTCCGGCATAGGAAAGCAGCCCCCTTCATTCAGATGTGGAGTATGTGTCCTGCATATAGGAACTCTGCATTTCCTGTCTGCCAAGTGCTCTCTCTGCTGGTTGTCACACGTGGATCCAAAATTGTGATATTTTATggaatattttgttttgtaattggGGGGGGGGAATTTGTTAATacagtttttctatatatatatatatatatatatatatatattttttttttatcaccgcTAGATTTGAGATGTTCATAATCACATTTCACAAGTTTTCACTAACAAACCAGTACCATTTTTTTAAGTTCCTTATAAATACCATGGTAATTGTTCAACACCATCTGATATCAACACTGTGCTACCACAACAGGGCCTTTTGTAGGCATCCCTTAAGGCTATTAAAACTAAGAAGTGTATACATTTATAATGCCTATGTTAAGTTATATGCTGTAAGCCCAGTCAGCTTTCTCTCTTACCTGAGTGCCGGAGGCAGACATTTAGAGACCCCCTCTATAGAAATTCCAGGCAAGAGTTGCACTGGCTTATGCAAACGTGAGGTTGGGGGAAGGTTATTGTGGTCTGCTGCACACAGACCTGTCCCCTGGAAACTGAATGTATGCCTCtctgtgtaagagagagagtgttGAGGAGTGTTGTCTCGGTTGCATGTTGCATAATCTGAACTAGTGGGAAAAATATAATGGAGTTGCTGGCATggttgaaaataacttttctcaAAATTTGCAAGAGGAAGAGATTTTTCACACCATCTCAAGGGTAAGGCATCATTTTTTACTGCCCTTCACTCAACACTGCGCAACCATGTGGTTTTGGTATAGTTCCTTAATTATTAGTCTTCTTTTTTGCTCTTTCATGTAAGCTCAATACAAGTCCAGCCAAATGAATAATGCACAACCAAGCAGAAATTTTGTCTTGTCTTTTGTCTCGTCTTGTTGGGGACAAATATGCTTGAAGGATACGTTTGTCAGTAACTGAAAGTTTTTGCTTATTCTTGATGCTGCATCCACACATATAGGTGGCAGTATCAATTCCAAAAGGCCAATGTAACAAAACTACATATAATTATTGAataatattatgtatttgttaaagACATCTACTACTGGACATAAATGAATGATTTGGGCATTTATCTGAGTGCAAATGCTATGATGTAAAAATGCAGGATAAATTTTAGCGTTGCTTTTTATGTCTTCCAAAAAACAAGAAGATTGTGTTTAAAATGGTTCTTGGCACTTGTATGAAATGCTAGGGAGTTGTTGTTAACATTAAACCATCCTTAACATTAAATAGTCCTTATTTACATATTTGTAGGATCAGGATTAGAAAGGACAGGACTGAGCAAAGATGGATGTCTACGACCCTCAAACTCTGGGAATTGTGGTGTTCGGTGGCTTCATGGTGCTCTCTGCCATTGGCATTACTCTTGTGTCAACTTTTTCAATGAAGGAGACCTCTTTTGAGGAAGCCCTGGCCAAACAGCGGCAAGACTCGGGCAAGATCCAACCCCAGCGCTCTGACAAGAAGAAAAAGGcatctgaaaagaaaaacaaggcCAAGAAAAAGGAGGAGAAGCCAAATGGGTACATTCCAGAATCTGAGCCTGAGCCTATCCTTGAACCTGTGGTTGAGAACAGTGAGCCCAAAGCAGTACCCCAAGTTGAACCAGAACCACAACCTGAATTTGTGCCTGTTCCCGAGCCTGAACCTGAAGTTAAACCCAAACCAGTGGTACCTGAACCAGCTCCTAAGATTGTTGAGTGTCCTGTCCCCTCCACTGCAAGTGCTGTGGTGGCTCCACTGGCTCCTTCCCCCAAGGAGAAGAAAAAGAAGGTGGCCAAGGTGGAACTGGCCCCCGTCAAACCTGTGGAGGTCCCAGAAGTTGTAGTTAAGGTGGAGCCAGTGGTTGCAGAGGTGGCAGTGAAAGCAGCAGTCGCCCCTGAGGTTGCTGCTCCCCCTAAAGCTGAAGAACCCAAAACTGAAGCTCCGACCAAGAAGAAGTCTAAGAAGAAACCTGAGCCAGGTGAGTATCCTTTGGATATATCCATCTAGGACAGCTGTAATAGTAGATGCTCAAGCTTACACTCTTTGCAATACCCTCATAAGTCCATCCtaattttgaatttcttttaagTGGCTTCTGTGGAAATGGTCAATGTCCCCCAGCCATATAAAAATCTGGTCTCCAGTCTCAATAGTGCATCGTTCAGTGAGTCAGAGACCCTGAAACTTTTTGAGATCATCAGCAAGAAGGCAGGAAAGGACTCCTGGCAACtggtaaaaaaaatctacatctGATCAACCCCTCTTCAAACCCCTAATGCTTGTCTCTTTTAGTTAGCAAACATATCTCTTTCTTATTTGCAGGCATCTCAGAAGGGTGACCCATTGGCGGCATTGAAGAAGCAGCTGGAGGAGAAGGAAAAACAGCTGACCACTGAGCAGGGCAACGTAGCTGTAGCCAAGACCCGTGTCAAAGAGCTTACCAAGGTGACACCTGCCAGTGTGCATAGCCAAAAAATTATGTTCAAACTGGTTTCTACTCAAGATCAAGATTTAGAGCAAGGTCTTGAGTGActgttgaaaaaatatatatattttgttgttcctGGTGCAATGTTCTGTGATGGACTGGCTATCCATCCAAGGTGTTAACCTGCCTAGGATGCTTGAGATTGTGAGACGGGCTCTAGCATCCCAAAACCCTACAAAGGACTAGCGTTctggaagatggatggatggaacaatgTTCCTGTCAAACTCTAGTCTTCAAAGCAGGGGTCACCAgtttcggtcctggagggccgctgtcctgcagagtttagctccaaccccaactacacacctgaaccagctaatcaagatctCACTAGGCATACTGACTTtcaaacaggtgtgttggagcttgttggagctaaactctgcaggacagcggccctccaggaccgagattggtgaccACTGCTTTACAGTATCCCTGTACAATAACTATTAACTACTTTAAAATATAGATGATTGGTTGTGATTACCCTTTCCTCAACTGTAAGGCCTAAATTCTGACCCTATCCCCTCCCTATCTtgaaattctgattggttgataggGATGTTGTCCTAGgaccaaaaataacattgttcAAAAACATGTCATATTTGCTAATTTGACATTAACCTTGAGGGTCTGGGTGGTTAACTGTATCTCCAACTCGTATTGCTCTGGCTCTTAGGAGCTGAGTTCCGCAAAGAGCAAGATGACATCTGTAGAGACTCGTATGAGCTCTGAGCTGAGCTCCCGTGGCCAGGAGATTGCAGCTCTTCAGGCTCGTATGCAGGCTTCCTACCAGGAGCATGTCAAGGAGACACAACAGCTCAACAGCAAGGTCAGAAGAGGTCACCAGCATTTTACACTTTCTTTCTCACTATGCTGGGTATGTTGGCAGGTTATTGAATGTTTGGTTGTGTGTGTGGCCACAGATCCAAAGCCTGCAAGAACAGTTAGAGAATGGACCCAATGCTCAGCTGGCCCGTCTGCAACAGGAGAACTCCATTCTCCGAGATGCCCTCAACCAAGCCACTAGCCAAGCAGAAAGCAGGTATTTCACATGAAGTCCCATTATAACATTGCATTGAAACCAATGATGTGTAGAACTTTGGAGGAACTATTTCTACTCCCCTATGGACATGAATTATGTATACTAAAAATTGCAACTGGTGGATGTCAAACTGGGTGGGGAACATCCAATAACCTGAACAGAAGGAGCCATATCTAGGGACCAGATACCTTTGAATTGGACCATCTATACACCCCAAACTAACATTTAACCTGCCTCTAAGTGTAAAATGTCTTATCTAACCATTTCTTTTATACAAATCGGTGGGTTTTTCACTCAAACAGGCAAAATGCAGAGTTGGCAAAGTTGCGTCGGGACTGTGTGCGTCTCATCCGAGAGCTGAAAGAACGCACTGCCGCTCAGCATGCTGAAGAAGAGCGCAGGAAGACTCTAGAAACCAAGATGGTGGCTGCCGAAGAACAGTTAGCACAAACAAAAGTAAGCCCTGACCCCTGATGTCTTTACTGTTATCTCATCTTTTTGAGGTGGTTGTGGTCTTTGTGCCATGATAATTCTGGGTAGGAATTTCACCATCTATGCAACCTTTAAAAGCAAtgcctgtctgtctttctgatGCCTTGCAATTCTCTCAGGActtttgtctgtttgtgtttatCTGTGTGTGGGTGGGTATTTTTTTTAAGCTTAGCTATGCATGAAATGAAAACCCCTTTGGTTAAAACTCCCATGTTGAATGTTTAGTAATTATACATTTGTGATATTAAACAGATAGTTTACTAAAATGTAGATTATTATTTACAGTTTATTGGTCCGACTAAACATGACTTGCTTTATCATATACAATGAAAGTAGATTATGAATAGTGACTGTCAGGTTCCTCAAAGGGCGAAAAAGCACTACATTCCAAATGAGGTTGTACAATAGCTTTAGATTTAACTTAAATTTAGGCCTTTTAAGCAAAGTATTGTATGAATTGCTTtgaggtgaactattcatttgaCTACCTTCTATGCCTGTGTTTAGGCATCACATGTGGAAGCACAGCAGGCTCTGCAGAAGAAGTTGGATCGCATCAGTGAGGAACTCCGTGAAGCTCAGCACGGCAGCACCATTTTTCAGGCTCAAGTAGATGAAGCAAAAGAGCAAGCCAAGACTCTCACCGGTCagtacacacaaacatgcacatctTCTTACATTTAATATGAATAGAAGAGTGTTCCTTTGGCTCCGTTCCCAGTTAGAAAAAGTGAGATGTAGAAGACCTTTAAAGTAGCCATATTCTATTTGTagcattttatgttttttgtaaCTAAGGCCGAAATTACTTCTGTTTACAGAACTCCAGGAGCGAATGCTTGCCACAGAGACAGAGCTTAAAGACCGATGTGAAGAGCTGGAGATATTGAGAGCACAGCTGTCTCAGACAACAACAGTTACTGAGGAAAAGCCCTCTGTGGAGACACAAGCAACAGCACAGGCTGAGATCCAGGTACAAACAGGCTATTTGACACTGATATGTTACCTTTTGCAATGCACCAACACCAGGTTAATATCAGATACTGTACTGCATGTAACTTTCGGAATGAAAAATAATACCATTCTCATCTCTGTTTTGATTCTGTACAGAAAGCGAGCGAACAGTTGAGAAACAGGTAATGTGAACTCTGTTTGGATTCATATGATTAAATCACTAAGTTAATGGTAACATGAGtattttgatgtatttgtttGCAGTCTGAAAGAGAGGGAGGACCAGCTGACATCACTAGAGGTGGAGTTTAAACAGCTGAAGGAGGAGCTTGACACAGTAAAGAGGACGCAGGCTGAGGAAACTCAGAATAGGTATGGTCTTTCATGTTGAATTCAATAAATCTTCAAATTAATATGGAATCAGTCACATCTGTAGTTAGTAGAACTACAAATTTATGTGCATGTGCAGTTTTCTGGTCTGTGATCCAAGCATGGACCTGTTTTTCAGGGTAAATGTGGCCGACACTGAACGGAGGGAATACACAGCAGAGATTGACCAACTTAAAACTAGGTACACAATACAGCTAATGCTCTCTTTAAGTATATTTTGGAgacaattttgatttattttttttcctttctatcCCTCAGTCTAAAAGAAAACGAGGATTTGGTGGCATCCCTACAGGCCCAGTTGGAAAAGATGGAAAGTGTGAGTGGAGCATTTgataaatgaataatattttcatgtgtgtaatacatgttaattgatttataattttatatcaaCAGACTGATAGAGTTGAAGCAGAGCCACCATTTGAGAAGTAAGCAAAAAAAATTGTCAGTTTCATCCTTTAGATGTTTGCCACTTTTTCCATTTATGCTTCTGATAATGACATTTGGTTTTGTGCTGTCAGTCTGGAGAAGGATGCATGCATGATCTCACTGGAGGAGGAACTTCAACAGCTTAAAGAAGAGATGGAGAGAATGAAGGCCAAGAGCAATGTGAGTCCATCTCTACTCTATCCTTCCATACATACTTAACTACCTCGGTCCATATCTaaccagtctgtctgtctgtcagtctgaaTCTACCCTACCTTTACATCCATATCTACTTATTCATTTCTCATATACAAATTTCTACCTACCTACTTGTCCATTTATATGTACCTGCCCATACATTTACTTTACTGTTTATATCTACCAAAGCTGTCAGTCCTTATCTATCCATCCTGTCTGACCATATCTACCTAATACATTTATATGAACCTACTCATCCATCCACACCTACCTATGTGTCCAttcatatgtgtgtatatatacctaATCCATCTATAACTACCTCTCCATTCATATCTTACTACCTTACTGTTCATATCTACCCACTTATTGGTCTATCCATATCTACCCATCCTGTTTGACCATATCTACCCAACTAGTTTATATGTACCTAGTTGTTTATCCATATCTACCTACCTATGTGTCCGCCCATATCTACCCAGCCTGTCCATCTAAATCtactaaaatatttttctttttcatctaTCCATATATTGTTGTGTGTCGGTGTGTGTTCAGGAACTGCGTGAGAAGAACTATACCGCGGTGGAGGCTCTGGCTGCTGCTGAGAGGCTGAGTGAAGAAAGACTGAGGCAAGCCAAGGCCGCACAGGTAACCctgatatacacacacagtataaacacacactcaatTGTATATctaccaaatacacaaaaaaacattaagaatgGGGTGTTCATTATCAACAAAATGCTGTAGCTGGCAAAAAACTACCACTGTCTTGTGGCATTATTCAATTTCATTTAGTGatcaaaggtgtgtgtgtgtgtgtgtgtgtgtgtgtgtgtgtgtgtatagagtgAAACTGAGCAGCAGCTGAGCTTTTTCCAGACAGACACCAGAAACGCCTTCCAGAAGCTCTTTCCTCACATCAGCATAGAGACACACCAGGTTAGAATTTAAAAAGtatcattttaaatagttttctagCAGGTATAGGTTATTTAACTTAAATATGTGTTTTGCAGTCGAATTGGCTGGAAGCATTCACGCATGAAGCACGGATGACTCTGACACACAGTCAGCAGAGTCCAGCAGAACAGCAGCACACAGCATCAAGCTCAGAATCAACGGTGAGATATTCTCTCTACGGACACAAACCTGCAACCAATGGTTTTTCCTCTTCTCATGTCTCATGTTCATATGTGTCAGGATCTGCAGCAGAAGCTCGCTCTATCAGAGGAGAGCCAGAAGTCACTACAGGCTGAGTGTGAACAGTACAGATCAACTCTCAGTGGAACGGTACTGTGACACACACCTCATTTGATTTCACAATAAAAGTGatctagaattatttattttttgtaaaagccATGACTGTAGAATGAAACATTCATTATTTATCTGTAGGAAGCGGAATGTAATTGATGTTAAATTCTATAAATGTTACCTTTTATTATATCTAAGAAAAAATTTAAGCCATTAAATGCTGTGTTTTATTCAGGAGAGCATGCTGAAAGTTCTGCAGAAGAGTGTGGAGGACGGTGAGCTTGAGTGGAAGTCAAAGATTGCAGATGCTGAGCATCAAAAACAGGCGGTAAGAACATCCTACACTGATTCTGGATTTGTCACCTTTTACTACATCCATGCAGTTGTGCTTAAGTTATATGGATCTCCCGCAGGCCCTGGATGAGGTGAAGGTCCTAGAGGAAACAATAGAGAAGATGAATGTGGAAAGACAGGACACGGATCAGGTACATGCCTACATT
It contains:
- the LOC132159984 gene encoding ribosome-binding protein 1-like isoform X2, which translates into the protein MDVYDPQTLGIVVFGGFMVLSAIGITLVSTFSMKETSFEEALAKQRQDSGKIQPQRSDKKKKASEKKNKAKKKEEKPNGYIPESEPEPILEPVVENSEPKAVPQVEPEPQPEFVPVPEPEPEVKPKPVVPEPAPKIVECPVPSTASAVVAPLAPSPKEKKKKVAKVELAPVKPVEVPEVVVKVEPVVAEVAVKAAVAPEVAAPPKAEEPKTEAPTKKKSKKKPEPVASVEMVNVPQPYKNLVSSLNSASFSESETLKLFEIISKKAGKDSWQLASQKGDPLAALKKQLEEKEKQLTTEQGNVAVAKTRVKELTKELSSAKSKMTSVETRMSSELSSRGQEIAALQARMQASYQEHVKETQQLNSKIQSLQEQLENGPNAQLARLQQENSILRDALNQATSQAESRQNAELAKLRRDCVRLIRELKERTAAQHAEEERRKTLETKMVAAEEQLAQTKASHVEAQQALQKKLDRISEELREAQHGSTIFQAQVDEAKEQAKTLTELQERMLATETELKDRCEELEILRAQLSQTTTVTEEKPSVETQATAQAEIQKASEQLRNSLKEREDQLTSLEVEFKQLKEELDTVKRTQAEETQNRVNVADTERREYTAEIDQLKTSLKENEDLVASLQAQLEKMESVIEAEPPFENLEKDACMISLEEELQQLKEEMERMKAKSNELREKNYTAVEALAAAERLSEERLRQAKAAQSETEQQLSFFQTDTRNAFQKLFPHISIETHQSNWLEAFTHEARMTLTHSQQSPAEQQHTASSSESTDLQQKLALSEESQKSLQAECEQYRSTLSGTESMLKVLQKSVEDGELEWKSKIADAEHQKQAALDEVKVLEETIEKMNVERQDTDQLKGQVMLLEAQLEKQLESITISQTYAEEMSQLKALLSETHVQLVSAKAEAQQQRAELSLVKTQLEEATNKLQTEVDIRPQVASNYEQAQKCVRDLEAQLEELKAAGEGPTEELKERLEKEKKLTRDLGQAATKLQQLLKSTQEELDREKEAMKNLKEPVDGKEAEESKEGTSV
- the LOC132159984 gene encoding ribosome-binding protein 1-like isoform X1, yielding MDVYDPQTLGIVVFGGFMVLSAIGITLVSTFSMKETSFEEALAKQRQDSGKIQPQRSDKKKKASEKKNKAKKKEEKPNGYIPESEPEPILEPVVENSEPKAVPQVEPEPQPEFVPVPEPEPEVKPKPVVPEPAPKIVECPVPSTASAVVAPLAPSPKEKKKKVAKVELAPVKPVEVPEVVVKVEPVVAEVAVKAAVAPEVAAPPKAEEPKTEAPTKKKSKKKPEPVASVEMVNVPQPYKNLVSSLNSASFSESETLKLFEIISKKAGKDSWQLASQKGDPLAALKKQLEEKEKQLTTEQGNVAVAKTRVKELTKELSSAKSKMTSVETRMSSELSSRGQEIAALQARMQASYQEHVKETQQLNSKIQSLQEQLENGPNAQLARLQQENSILRDALNQATSQAESRQNAELAKLRRDCVRLIRELKERTAAQHAEEERRKTLETKMVAAEEQLAQTKASHVEAQQALQKKLDRISEELREAQHGSTIFQAQVDEAKEQAKTLTELQERMLATETELKDRCEELEILRAQLSQTTTVTEEKPSVETQATAQAEIQKASEQLRNSLKEREDQLTSLEVEFKQLKEELDTVKRTQAEETQNRVNVADTERREYTAEIDQLKTSLKENEDLVASLQAQLEKMESVIEAEPPFENLEKDACMISLEEELQQLKEEMERMKAKSNELREKNYTAVEALAAAERLSEERLRQAKAAQSETEQQLSFFQTDTRNAFQKLFPHISIETHQSNWLEAFTHEARMTLTHSQQSPAEQQHTASSSESTDLQQKLALSEESQKSLQAECEQYRSTLSGTESMLKVLQKSVEDGELEWKSKIADAEHQKQAALDEVKVLEETIEKMNVERQDTDQLKGQVMLLEAQLEKQLESITISQTYAEEMSQLKALLSETHVQLVSAKAEAQQQRAELSLVRQELQEVTRQVQKQESTQSAQVKTQLEEATNKLQTEVDIRPQVASNYEQAQKCVRDLEAQLEELKAAGEGPTEELKERLEKEKKLTRDLGQAATKLQQLLKSTQEELDREKEAMKNLKEPVDGKEAEESKEGTSV